One segment of Streptosporangium brasiliense DNA contains the following:
- a CDS encoding thioesterase family protein, with product MKDNSAFFVLKNDVLVPAPHARSPWSPDMLHGRLLGGLAARAIEAEHGDPDLHFARLTVDLFRNSPLLPLSVDTVRVREGRRIRVADATVRSEQGVVARASAVLLRGSGQPAGETWSTPAWDAPSPAELGPPPPDAVALPFDLWRLTDWTEAGPNRVWLRETHPLVEGEAVSPFVRAALVADFASPLSNSGTAGLHFINADYTLTLSRPPVGEELGMESSGHLSGGGIATGHCTLHDASGPVGYCLVTAVVNPGSVLGRPEAG from the coding sequence GTGAAAGACAACAGTGCGTTCTTCGTCCTCAAGAACGACGTGCTCGTCCCCGCCCCCCATGCCCGCAGTCCCTGGTCACCGGACATGCTGCACGGCCGGCTGCTCGGCGGCCTGGCCGCGAGGGCGATCGAGGCGGAGCACGGCGATCCGGATCTCCACTTCGCCCGGCTGACCGTCGACCTGTTCCGCAACAGCCCGCTCCTGCCGCTGAGCGTGGACACGGTCAGGGTGCGGGAGGGCCGCAGGATCCGGGTGGCCGACGCCACCGTGCGGAGCGAGCAGGGCGTGGTCGCACGGGCCAGTGCCGTGCTCCTGCGCGGGAGCGGGCAGCCGGCGGGCGAGACGTGGTCCACCCCGGCCTGGGACGCGCCCTCCCCCGCGGAGCTCGGCCCGCCCCCGCCGGACGCCGTGGCGCTGCCGTTCGACCTCTGGCGGCTGACCGACTGGACCGAGGCCGGCCCCAACCGGGTCTGGCTCAGGGAGACCCACCCGCTGGTCGAGGGCGAGGCGGTGTCGCCGTTCGTGCGCGCTGCGCTGGTCGCCGACTTCGCCAGCCCGCTGAGCAACTCCGGTACGGCGGGCCTGCACTTCATCAACGCCGACTACACCCTCACCCTCAGCCGCCCGCCGGTCGGCGAGGAGCTGGGCATGGAGTCGAGCGGCCATCTGAGCGGCGGAGGCATCGCGACCGGCCACTGCACGCTGCACGACGCCTCGGGCCCGGTCGGCTACTGCCTGGTGACCGCCGTGGTCAACCCGGGAAGCGTCCTCGGCCGCCCAGAAGCGGGCTGA
- a CDS encoding polysaccharide lyase 8 family protein has product MNGYSRRIFLQLSGVATAGALIPGHAAPAGDDPFALLRRRWRDVTAGSGFDPAAEPYLTRLAGLGAAAAGYRDAMAPTGASLWPDLAFPSFTGTPARLRTMARAYALPGTGLTGDVGLAAAVATGVDHYRRHVYAAGADPAGNWWDWQIGAPKKLLDAAVLIGPHLAERQSRALRDAVDHFLPECRLDDYSGTSTGANRVDLCTVTLLRAVLGSDPGKAALAASALSPVFPYVHEGDGLYRDGSFLQHTSVPYQGGYGAVLLSGLATLFAVLRGSPWEITDPARQIVLDAVERSFAPVVHDGFCMDLVSGRGIGRQPYGDHRRGREIASSILLLGEAASAAERTRWQAMVKGWALRNTCKPMLKAAEGSDLGFHARLAAILDDDAIPAADEPTGHRLMAMSARAVHRRPGWCAGLSMASYRIGHYEYGNGENLRGWHTGSGMLYWWGEGHGDQYSDAFWATVDPYRLPGTTVSTRRLADGAGEEWGDTCPPGRWVGGATDGTYATVGQHLNGFGSTMEAFKSWFFLDDAVVCLGAGITGGDGVPVETIVDNRRTDAPLTVDGTEGWAHLEGHGGYVLPCARLRTLREERTGGPDPVTRGYVTLWLDHGVDPASAGYVYLLLPGASLAETRARAADPGWARVLANTARRQGVQVPSLGITAVNFWNDGAVGGLAASAPCAVLVRERADGTATLTVSDPRRELSGLTVTWDRPVAEVLHGHPLLTGAETGSGLTLAFGRLADRGGGSQTVTVRLGR; this is encoded by the coding sequence GTGAATGGATATTCCCGGCGGATATTTCTCCAGCTCAGCGGTGTCGCCACGGCCGGCGCGCTGATCCCGGGGCATGCCGCGCCCGCGGGAGACGATCCCTTCGCCCTGCTGCGCCGCCGCTGGCGGGACGTGACGGCCGGGTCGGGGTTCGACCCGGCGGCCGAGCCGTACCTGACCCGGCTGGCGGGGCTGGGGGCGGCGGCGGCCGGCTACCGGGACGCCATGGCGCCGACCGGCGCCTCGCTCTGGCCCGACCTGGCGTTCCCCTCCTTCACCGGCACCCCGGCGCGGCTGCGGACCATGGCCCGCGCCTACGCCCTGCCGGGGACCGGCCTGACCGGCGACGTGGGCCTGGCCGCGGCCGTCGCCACCGGCGTCGACCACTACCGGCGGCACGTGTACGCCGCGGGCGCGGACCCGGCCGGCAACTGGTGGGACTGGCAGATCGGCGCCCCCAAGAAGCTCCTCGACGCGGCCGTGCTGATCGGTCCCCACCTGGCCGAGCGGCAGAGCAGGGCACTGCGGGACGCGGTGGACCACTTCCTGCCCGAGTGCCGCCTGGACGACTACAGCGGCACCAGCACCGGGGCCAACCGGGTGGACCTGTGCACGGTGACGCTGCTGCGCGCCGTCCTCGGATCCGACCCGGGCAAGGCCGCGCTGGCCGCCTCGGCGCTCTCCCCGGTCTTCCCCTACGTCCACGAGGGCGACGGGCTCTACCGGGACGGCTCGTTCCTCCAGCACACCTCCGTCCCCTACCAGGGCGGATACGGAGCGGTGCTGCTGTCCGGGCTCGCGACGCTGTTCGCGGTGCTGCGCGGCTCGCCGTGGGAGATCACCGACCCGGCCAGGCAGATCGTTCTCGACGCCGTCGAGAGGTCGTTCGCGCCGGTCGTCCACGACGGCTTCTGCATGGACCTCGTCAGCGGCCGCGGGATCGGCAGGCAGCCGTACGGTGACCACAGGAGGGGACGGGAGATCGCCTCCTCGATCCTGCTGCTGGGGGAGGCGGCCTCCGCCGCCGAGCGGACCCGCTGGCAGGCCATGGTCAAGGGGTGGGCGCTGCGGAACACCTGCAAGCCCATGCTCAAGGCGGCCGAGGGCAGCGATCTGGGGTTCCACGCCCGTCTCGCCGCGATCCTGGACGACGACGCGATCCCAGCGGCCGACGAACCCACCGGGCACCGGCTGATGGCGATGAGCGCCCGCGCCGTCCATCGCAGGCCGGGCTGGTGCGCGGGGCTCAGCATGGCCTCCTACCGGATCGGCCACTACGAGTACGGCAACGGCGAGAACCTGCGCGGCTGGCACACCGGATCGGGGATGCTCTACTGGTGGGGCGAGGGCCACGGCGACCAGTATTCCGACGCCTTCTGGGCCACCGTCGACCCCTACCGTCTGCCGGGCACGACCGTCTCCACCCGGCGGCTGGCCGACGGCGCCGGTGAGGAGTGGGGCGACACCTGCCCGCCGGGCCGCTGGGTAGGCGGCGCCACCGACGGCACCTACGCGACGGTCGGCCAGCACCTGAACGGCTTCGGGAGCACGATGGAGGCCTTCAAGTCGTGGTTCTTCCTCGACGACGCGGTGGTCTGCCTGGGCGCCGGGATCACCGGCGGGGACGGCGTGCCGGTCGAGACCATCGTGGACAACCGCAGGACCGACGCGCCTCTCACCGTGGACGGCACCGAGGGCTGGGCGCACCTGGAGGGGCACGGCGGCTACGTCCTGCCCTGCGCCCGCCTGCGCACGCTGCGCGAGGAGCGCACCGGCGGCCCGGACCCGGTGACCCGCGGCTACGTGACTCTCTGGCTCGACCACGGTGTCGACCCCGCCTCGGCCGGTTACGTCTACCTGCTCCTGCCGGGGGCGAGCCTGGCGGAGACCCGGGCCCGCGCCGCCGATCCCGGCTGGGCGCGCGTGCTCGCCAACACCGCCCGCCGGCAGGGCGTCCAGGTCCCGTCGCTCGGGATCACCGCCGTCAACTTCTGGAACGACGGGGCCGTCGGCGGCCTGGCCGCCTCCGCCCCGTGTGCGGTCCTCGTCAGGGAGCGCGCCGACGGCACCGCCACGCTGACCGTGTCGGACCCCCGGCGCGAGCTGAGCGGGCTGACCGTGACCTGGGACCGGCCGGTGGCCGAGGTGCTCCACGGCCACCCGCTCCTGACGGGCGCCGAGACCGGGTCGGGGCTGACGCTCGCCTTCGGGCGGCTGGCGGACCGGGGTGGCGGCTCGCAGACGGTCACCGTACGGCTCGGCCGCTGA
- a CDS encoding pyridoxal phosphate-dependent decarboxylase family protein has protein sequence MDELRQAAGKAADLMADHLGHVRQEPVWRPVPADDRLWLTAQRLPETGRGLEELVEDVRGRVMRHPMGNGHPRFFGWVNSPPSPAGVLVEPLAAALNPSCAGGEHAGPLLERTVVRWLADLVGYPHPPGGGLLTSGASMATIVCLATARQRAARQDGWDAREEGLSGRAPMVLYVSAEGHSCLRKAAELLGLGARQVRTVPVDGAYRMDVRALRSMIAEDLSAGLRPFCVAASAGTVNTGAVDPLDEIADVAAENRLWFHIDGAYGALGVLADGAAPGYAGMDRADSLALDPHKWLGVPVGCGCALLRDPSAARDAFSLVPAYLQDDNADELGWFSEYGTEQTRPFRALKTWATMSHLGRQGITRLVNHTVGLARTLAVMVDDAGDFDLLAPVTTSITAFRYRPAPEVTGDRLDALNRAIPTAVQRRGNAFLTGTRLGTDDALRACVLHPDTTEEDLAVLLDEIRAAAEEIAW, from the coding sequence ATGGATGAGCTGCGCCAGGCCGCCGGGAAGGCGGCCGACCTCATGGCCGACCACCTCGGGCACGTCCGCCAGGAGCCGGTCTGGCGGCCGGTGCCGGCCGACGACCGCCTCTGGCTGACCGCCCAGCGGCTGCCCGAGACCGGCCGGGGGCTGGAGGAGCTGGTGGAGGACGTGCGCGGCCGGGTGATGCGCCACCCGATGGGCAACGGGCATCCCCGGTTCTTCGGCTGGGTCAACTCCCCGCCCTCCCCGGCGGGCGTGCTCGTCGAGCCGCTGGCCGCCGCCCTGAATCCGAGCTGCGCGGGCGGCGAGCACGCCGGCCCCCTGCTGGAGCGCACCGTCGTGCGCTGGCTGGCCGACCTCGTCGGCTACCCCCATCCGCCGGGCGGCGGGCTGCTGACCAGCGGAGCGTCCATGGCCACCATCGTCTGCCTGGCCACCGCCCGGCAGCGGGCGGCACGCCAGGACGGATGGGACGCGCGCGAGGAAGGGCTGTCCGGGCGGGCGCCGATGGTCCTGTACGTCTCGGCCGAAGGGCACAGCTGCCTGCGCAAGGCCGCCGAGCTGCTCGGGCTGGGGGCGCGGCAGGTGCGCACGGTGCCGGTCGACGGCGCCTACCGCATGGACGTCCGCGCGCTCCGGTCGATGATCGCCGAGGACCTGTCGGCGGGCCTGCGGCCGTTCTGCGTGGCCGCGAGCGCGGGCACCGTCAACACCGGCGCCGTCGACCCGCTCGACGAGATCGCCGACGTCGCCGCCGAGAACCGGCTGTGGTTCCACATCGACGGCGCCTACGGCGCGCTCGGCGTCCTGGCCGACGGCGCCGCCCCCGGCTACGCGGGGATGGACAGGGCGGACTCGCTGGCGCTGGATCCGCACAAGTGGCTCGGTGTCCCGGTGGGCTGCGGGTGCGCGCTGCTGCGCGACCCGTCGGCGGCCCGTGACGCCTTCAGCCTGGTGCCCGCCTACCTGCAGGACGACAACGCCGACGAGCTCGGCTGGTTCTCCGAGTACGGGACGGAGCAGACACGCCCCTTCCGGGCGCTGAAGACCTGGGCGACGATGTCACATCTCGGCCGGCAGGGCATCACCCGGCTCGTGAACCACACGGTGGGGCTCGCCCGCACCCTGGCCGTCATGGTCGACGACGCCGGCGACTTCGACCTCCTCGCCCCTGTCACCACCTCCATCACCGCGTTCCGGTACCGCCCGGCGCCGGAGGTCACCGGCGACCGGCTCGACGCGCTCAACCGCGCCATCCCCACCGCCGTCCAGCGGCGGGGCAACGCCTTCCTCACCGGCACCCGTCTGGGCACGGACGACGCCCTGCGCGCCTGCGTCCTCCATCCGGACACCACCGAGGAGGACCTGGCCGTCCTGCTCGACGAGATCCGCGCGGCCGCGGAAGAGATCGCCTGGTGA
- a CDS encoding helix-turn-helix domain-containing protein, whose amino-acid sequence MEDDGVLSSGLSMAELGSRIRAERRSRGLSIERLAESSGISRSMVSEVERGAKTPSVLVLDRLATALGTSIARLLDEPGRQTPRVLRRAEQRVLRDPSGWERRILSPVLPEVEFEFMRTTIGPGVDAGEFAPHAPGSREYVAVESGRLRLTLNDRPHALHAGDSAYYPGDCRHAFANDGDTDCVYYLAMELGGPSAAHHGPRKGMLDG is encoded by the coding sequence GTGGAAGACGACGGAGTTCTCTCCAGCGGCCTGTCGATGGCCGAGCTGGGCTCGCGGATCCGGGCCGAGCGCCGCTCCCGCGGGCTGTCCATCGAACGGCTGGCCGAGTCGAGCGGGATCAGCCGGAGCATGGTGTCGGAGGTCGAGCGGGGGGCCAAGACCCCGAGCGTGCTCGTCCTGGACCGGCTGGCCACGGCGCTGGGCACCTCGATCGCGCGGCTGCTGGACGAGCCCGGGCGCCAGACGCCGCGGGTGCTCCGCCGGGCCGAGCAGCGCGTGCTGCGCGACCCGTCCGGATGGGAGCGGCGCATCCTGTCTCCCGTGCTGCCGGAGGTGGAGTTCGAGTTCATGCGGACGACCATCGGCCCGGGCGTCGACGCCGGGGAGTTCGCCCCGCACGCGCCGGGATCGCGGGAATACGTGGCCGTCGAGTCCGGCCGGCTGCGGCTCACGCTCAACGACCGGCCGCATGCCCTGCACGCCGGGGATTCGGCCTACTACCCGGGTGACTGCCGCCACGCCTTCGCCAACGACGGCGACACCGACTGTGTGTACTACCTGGCCATGGAGTTGGGCGGCCCCTCGGCCGCGCACCACGGTCCGCGAAAGGGGATGCTCGATGGATGA